Within the Halobaculum limi genome, the region CACCGTCCTCGTCCTCCTCATCATCGTCGAGATACACCAGACGGTCGTCGCCTTCTCGCGCAACGAACCCGTCGTCCGCATCGTCATCAGCGCGGCGCTCATCGCCATCACGCGGAAGGTCATCTCCTTCCGTCCGGGCGAGTACCCCGACATCGAGAGCGCGTTCGTCGCCGCCGGAGCGTTCTCCATCCTCCTCGCGGTGCTCGTCGCAGCGTTCTTCGTCGTCCGTCAGACGGACGTCGACAGCCTCACCCCCGACTCGTTCACCAAGTCAGAGTCTGGAGACGCCGACCGGTCCACCGGTTCACTCGACAGCGACGACTGACCCGCTCACCCGTCGAGTCGACCGCTCGCGTCGCGGAACAGGCCGTCGAGTATCTCCGGTGTCGTCGGGTGGTACGCGCGGTCGGGCACCTCGCGCACGTCGGCACCTCGCTCGACGAGCACTTGCATCGTCTTCGCCATCACGTCGGCG harbors:
- a CDS encoding phosphate-starvation-inducible PsiE family protein, translated to MQIEDAVEPSEQGMKLLEVGTAYFLMVLFAIGFLDLLLVLWELLRSGQFTDPNQVIDIIDTVLVLLIIVEIHQTVVAFSRNEPVVRIVISAALIAITRKVISFRPGEYPDIESAFVAAGAFSILLAVLVAAFFVVRQTDVDSLTPDSFTKSESGDADRSTGSLDSDD